Within uncultured Methanoregula sp., the genomic segment TCACATCGGTATCCACGATCACGGTATCTTTCCAGGAATCCGTGCTGATCCGCACTTCGCCTCTCTGCTTCCGGTCGGTGATATCGTGGCCGATACAGAGAATCTCCACGATGTGCCCCTGCTCGTCGCGGATTGCCTTGTTGATCCAGGCTATCCAGACATGGTCGCCGTTCCTGCGGATATTCTCGTTCACGTTGACGGCATATCCCTCGGCATTGAAGCCGAGATCGTTTACCATCATGGTGAGATCGTGCTGGACCCGGGTTTTCGCAGGTACTATGGTTCCCACCACGTTCTTGCCAATCACATCCTCGCTCGTGAAATCGAAGAAGGTCAGGGCATAGTGGTTGAAGAACGTAATATTGCCAAGAGTATCCATCCGGATGATGATGCTCTGGGTATTCTGGAGGATCTCGCGGTACTTGCCCTCGCTCTCTTTTACGGCTTCGGCCATCTTCTGCCGGTCGGTATTGTCCGTAACAACAAATGTCCCGCCCTTGGTTACATCGCGGGGGTCGAGAGGCTGTGCCTGGATATGGCAGGGCAGGAGCGTTCCGTCCTTTTTCAGGACTTTGCAGTCAGCGTGCAGGAGCCCGCCTGCATCCCTGCGGATCAGGAACTCCCGGCAGACCTGCTCGTACTCTTCGGAAGTCCGGAAAAATGTGCGGAGATCTTTTCCCACGAGAGCGGACTCTTCCGAGCCCAGCATTGCGGCAAGCGGGTGATTCACCCATCCGAGAATCCCGTTTCGCATCTGGAAGATCCCAAGTGGCGTTGCCGACAGGATGGTTGCCAGCTGTTCGTTCTGGGTCCTGAGATCGCGCTCGGCTTTCCTGCGAAGGGAGGTCTGCTTGATGAGATTGACCATCTCGAAAAGTTGTGGCCGGATATCCCCGGTCTTTGGCAGGGCGATCTCGGTGCCGTTATTGACTTCCTGGAGGGCGATCTTGTTGCCGCCCCGCCGGCAGAGCAGGATAACAGGGGTTGTATTCCCGAGCGTCTTGAGGTACTTGAGGAACTCGATCCCGTTCATGTCCGAGACAAACTCGATCCCGTTCACGTCGGGGGTCTGCTCGTAGGATATGATAACGTCAAACGTCCGCCCCTTGAGTTTCTCTATCGCATGCTTGGTGGAATGAGCGGATTCCACCTTCATGTCCCCGGTCTTTTCAAGAAAGATGCGGATTTGTGTGAGGAGATCGGTATTGTCGTCGATAAACAAAACAGAGATCATCGGGCATCTCCCGGCAAAAATTGCGTGGAACTCACTTATATCAGGTGGATGGCCGGGCGATAAATAGTTGTTGAGAACATGGCGTTACAACGATACCGGCAGATGGAAAAGTGATTATTCCTGGTCCGGGGCTGTTTCCGGATCATCTGCATCCTTGTCATCACCTTTGCTGTCTTCATCTTCATCGGGCTCAGGCTGCTGCCGGTAGGTAATCCATGCAATGAGAAAGAGAGCAGGAAGGCCCAGCGGGATCGCAAAACCACCATTGAACCGCTCCACCGCTGAAAGACCAAAGAGTATGCCGGCCCCGAGCGTGAAAAACGAGGCAGTGCGGAGTCGTGCGGATTCTTCGCGGATGCAGGCATAGACGGTAATGAGAATGCCGGCAAGGAGCAGGATGCTGCCGGCGGCCCAGGACAGTACTGCAAGAACGGTATGCATTCCGGTTGTTAAGCCAAGCAGGATGAAGCTGATATCCTTGTTGGCCAGGAAAAACCCGGATCCCTGGGCGGCATACTGGAACCGGAAGAACGCCCACTGGAGGTTGACCAGCATCCAGTCACCCCACATGTAAATGTTAAGCGGGATCAGGAGCGTGAGACACTGGAGAATGAGGGGAATTTTGTACCTGACCATAGTGAACAGGTACTGTATTTATTGAAAATGTATTGAGCGTATCGGAATACGCATACAAAAAATAATTATTCTGTGTGCTGGACGATTGCCAGCTGGTACATCCAGTCCATGAGCGGGTGACACTCTTCCACGATACATTCAAGCTCGCAGCCGATACAGGGTATCAGTTCTTCACCGGCAAGGAGATCGCAGGGATTGACCGGCATCTGCTTTGCCTTGAGGAGATAGGTCTTGATCCCGTCTTTCTTGAACTCGACTCGGTCAATGAGCCCGCTCTCTTCCAGTTTCTTGACGATCCGGGAACACTTCCGGCTGTCAACACCCAGCTCTTTCCAGAGCTCGCTCTGAAGAACGCCTTCAGGCTTTGACTGAATCAGTTTCAGTCCTTCCTCTACCGGGTCTCCCATGTACTATCCACCTCGAAACTGGTTCAGATTACCGGTGCGATCGTGAGGATGTTGTTTCCCCGGATCACAACGGTACCGAGGCTCCTGCCCCGCTGGTTGTCGACAAACTCGGTTGTCTCTTCCATGTGAATATTGAGATATTCATCAACAGCGACAAGGCGCCCCTGCAGTTTCCGGCCTTCGTCTTTGATCTCGACGGATATTTTAGAATCCACAAGCGCAAACACTTTCTTTATTGGCAAAACAATTCCGTTAACCATCTGCCCTAATTTGGGATGTAAGATAATTAAAGTTTGCTCATTACCCGCATCCGGAAGGGATTGGGGGGCCTGTCGGAATCGTCTTGGATTGCAAAAAATGAGGGGGAGAGCCGGGTTACTCCGGGATCTCTTCCCAGCGGCCGCGGAACTGTTTCTCGATACCGGGAAGGGTGGTATATTCCATCTCTTCCAGGGAGAGACGGTGAGGTTCGAAGGGGCCCTGGTCCCGGATAATATCGGCCAGCTCGTTGCACCGTGCCCGTACCCGATCAAAGCCAACATCATCGAACATGTCGACCGGGCCGATCAGTTGCCCGTTGCTGACCTGGAACCCCATGCAGATGCACCGGGGCGGGCCGTCGAACCGGGTCATGTTGGCATCGCAGAGACCAACCGGCATGAACGGACCGTGATGGGATCCCCGCATCCAGCCGGCAACGATAACGGGAGTGCAGAACGGCTCGATCACTTCCCCGACCGACGGGAGACCGCTCTGGGCGCGCACGATCATGACCGGATCGTCTTTTCCCACGTACCGACCGGCAGTAAGGTTCAGTTTCTCCGTGCTCGTTGAGGCAGCGATCATCCCGTCCTTTCTCCAGACACGTTTGACCACATACCGGGAACAGGCACCGATGTAGGAGAGGAGGGTGTAGGTCTCTTCCGGGGTCTTAAACTGGATCCGCCGCTTCTTCATCACATCATGGACTTCAAAAATGAAACCCTCGTGCATGCTGGGATCGATGACAAGACCTGAGGTGTTGAAGGGATCGGCGAAGATCTTGTACAGGAAAAAGTTCCAGGCGCCGGGTTCGGTCTTGTCGGCCATGAAGACAAGGACCGGGTCGGATCCCCGCTCCTCGAACTCCATCTCGGCAACACCGGGGCCAAGGCCCCGGACATTGCCGGAAAACGCATCGGAGAGCATGTCCTGTCCCGCCCCGTACAGCTTCATGCTCTTTGCAATCTTCGTGCATTCCATGAAGACATCCCAGGCAAGCCGGTGCAC encodes:
- a CDS encoding PAS domain S-box protein, with the protein product MISVLFIDDNTDLLTQIRIFLEKTGDMKVESAHSTKHAIEKLKGRTFDVIISYEQTPDVNGIEFVSDMNGIEFLKYLKTLGNTTPVILLCRRGGNKIALQEVNNGTEIALPKTGDIRPQLFEMVNLIKQTSLRRKAERDLRTQNEQLATILSATPLGIFQMRNGILGWVNHPLAAMLGSEESALVGKDLRTFFRTSEEYEQVCREFLIRRDAGGLLHADCKVLKKDGTLLPCHIQAQPLDPRDVTKGGTFVVTDNTDRQKMAEAVKESEGKYREILQNTQSIIIRMDTLGNITFFNHYALTFFDFTSEDVIGKNVVGTIVPAKTRVQHDLTMMVNDLGFNAEGYAVNVNENIRRNGDHVWIAWINKAIRDEQGHIVEILCIGHDITDRKQRGEVRISTDSWKDTVIVDTDVKDEVFDAVFHVCTEISIEGREGKPVGTTFLIGDTKNVLEKSRQIILNPFEGHKPELRVVTNPELTENIKALAQLDGAFVITGDGFVEAVGRYITVDTSNVSLPPGMGTRHNSVAAITQVTNAIGIVVSQSGGGITVFRHGQIVKKVTL
- a CDS encoding MarR family transcriptional regulator — its product is MGDPVEEGLKLIQSKPEGVLQSELWKELGVDSRKCSRIVKKLEESGLIDRVEFKKDGIKTYLLKAKQMPVNPCDLLAGEELIPCIGCELECIVEECHPLMDWMYQLAIVQHTE
- a CDS encoding LSM domain-containing protein, with product MVNGIVLPIKKVFALVDSKISVEIKDEGRKLQGRLVAVDEYLNIHMEETTEFVDNQRGRSLGTVVIRGNNILTIAPVI
- the fbp gene encoding fructose-1,6-bisphosphate aldolase/phosphatase, coding for MPKTTISVIKADVGSFPGHSRIHPKLLEKAAKMLKDEKGKLLIDAFVTHCGDDLELIMTHTHGTDNEKVHRLAWDVFMECTKIAKSMKLYGAGQDMLSDAFSGNVRGLGPGVAEMEFEERGSDPVLVFMADKTEPGAWNFFLYKIFADPFNTSGLVIDPSMHEGFIFEVHDVMKKRRIQFKTPEETYTLLSYIGACSRYVVKRVWRKDGMIAASTSTEKLNLTAGRYVGKDDPVMIVRAQSGLPSVGEVIEPFCTPVIVAGWMRGSHHGPFMPVGLCDANMTRFDGPPRCICMGFQVSNGQLIGPVDMFDDVGFDRVRARCNELADIIRDQGPFEPHRLSLEEMEYTTLPGIEKQFRGRWEEIPE